From a region of the Candidatus Limnocylindrales bacterium genome:
- a CDS encoding SRPBCC family protein: MPSTVRLHRVLRTTPERLYRALLDPDAMAKWLPPDGFTGKVHSLDARVGGSYRMSFTNFTTGQTHAFGGQYLELIPNERLRYTDQFDDPGLPGTMETTVSLRAVSCGTELDIVQEGIPDAIPLESCYLGWQESLTLLARLVEAEVK, translated from the coding sequence ATGCCCAGCACCGTCCGCCTCCACCGCGTTCTTCGCACCACGCCCGAGCGCCTGTACCGCGCGCTTCTCGATCCCGACGCGATGGCCAAATGGCTTCCGCCCGACGGCTTCACCGGGAAGGTGCACAGCCTCGACGCCCGCGTCGGCGGGAGCTACCGGATGTCCTTCACCAACTTCACGACCGGACAGACGCATGCGTTCGGAGGGCAGTACCTCGAGCTGATCCCCAACGAGCGCCTGCGCTACACCGACCAGTTCGACGACCCCGGCCTCCCCGGCACGATGGAGACCACGGTCTCGCTGCGGGCAGTCTCGTGCGGCACCGAGCTCGACATCGTGCAGGAGGGAATTCCCGACGCGATTCCGCTCGAGTCGTGCTACCTCGGCTGGCAGGAGTCGCTGACGCTGCTCGCGCGGCTCGTGGAGGCGGAGGTCAAGTAG